In Lolium rigidum isolate FL_2022 chromosome 3, APGP_CSIRO_Lrig_0.1, whole genome shotgun sequence, the genomic window AGGAATAAATGGAAGGTCAATCAAGATTTACTTGCCAACGCTTGGGTGGAAAAAATTAGGATGGACACAAGCCTCACCGTCCAACACATACATGAGTACATCCGCCTTTGGACGCTTCTCCAACGAATCCAACTCGTTGAGCATATTGACGATAGCATAATTTGGAACACCACTTCGAACGGAGAATACTCCTCTATCGCGGCCTACAATGCGCAATTCTTTGGCGCCATGACTACCAATATGAACAAGATTGTTTGGAAGGCTTGGGCCCCTCCCAAAATTAAGTTCTTTGCTTGGTTGGCACTCCAAAATAGGATTTGGACGGCGGACCATCTCGAGAGGAGGGGTAGGAAAAATTGCGGTTTGTGCCCACTATGCAAGCAAACTCAAGAAACGGCAGCTCACCTCTTCTCCCATTGCTGCTACTCCAAACGCCTTTGGGGTTTAGTGAAGTGTTGGATTGGCATCCCCTCCATTTGCACCCATGAATGGACGGGTGATCTCACCCTTTTGGATTGGTGGGCGAAGATGTTAAAGGACGCAATGGCAAACCGGAAGGCTATGACCTTCCTTACCATGTTCGTTACTTGGACCATTTGAAAGGAGCGAAATGCTAGAGTCTTCAACCACAAGTCCCCCCCCCCCCTACCATGCTCCTTGACATCATTAAAGCCGAGGCTAAACTTTGGGTAGCCTCGGGAGCAAAGTGCTTTAGTTTTGTAATAATGGGAGAGTAATCCTTTTGTGTTTATTTGGTCCAAAACTTTGTCTTGTCAAGACACTttctccttaattaatgaatGGTGGCAAACCTTTTGCCCCCACTTTCAAAAAAATGTTTTCTCATGCAAACCATCGTTGTGTGGCAACACCTTGCTCAGCCTCCATAACTAGCTGGCTCTACTACTGATAACATTGTGTATGGAAAATATAACTTATTGTGGTCCAATATCGAAGCATATTGTGTTAGTTTTGATATAGGACTCACTTATAACTTATCCCTTGGAGGGGGGGGTGAGAGGATTAGTTGTACTTTGATAATGACTGAGGGCGGTGTCGACGGTGTTTCCATTCTTGAAGGGGTTGCTTGGCACGAGGCACTTTGGGGTGCTTGGGGAGAGTGGTGGATCAAAGACCGAGGGAGCAACGGTTACATGTCATCATCGTTTTTGTCGCTTCGCCATTGccttcatttcttttctttttgatcaTGTTGTTGATGTTGTCCCAGAATTTTCTTTTGTTTAGAACTATTGTATCAgtatggttgctatattaatatagcagggCAAAAGCCTACTTTAAGAAGAAATATGTGTCCCGAGGTTTTCATATATGAAAAAAGGGTCCTCGCCTTCAGCGATGTTCTCATCGCCTATTTACTCTTTGGGATCGTTGTGTGTGGATGTTAAGTCGCCAagttgtttattcattataaAATATTGTTTAATTAGTCGCCACGAAGCTGCTTCTCCCAACACAACTTGAAGTTTGAAATTTGACATGAACAAAAAAGTGACAAGTATGCCTCTAGAAGTTGCTCAGcataaaaaaaaatccaaggcAGGCTACTTATAAGTGCACTCATGGAGTTATGGGAAACATCAATAACGAGTTGCCCACTGTTAGAGCCTCCTTGGATTGTATGATTCTCATAAGAATTTTGTAAGATTTAAATCATAAGGAATTTTTCCGACGGAATGCCCTTGGGTCATTGGATTGGTGCTACCAAATGCATATGCAATCCATTCTTATGCCCCTATTCCATAGGAATGTCAACATGAGCTCAAACCTCATTTTACCTCAAAGAAGTCCAATACACTTACACTATGTCTGTCTCTACTCTCTCCTCAATCCTATGAAATTCCTGTGTTTGATTCATGTGCACCATCCAAAGACACTCAAAATATTCATGTGTTTCCAAATCCTATATGAATTCACCATATGTGGTAGCTCaatcctttgttttttttttctgttcctACGTTTCTAAATTCCTGCAATCCAAAGAGGCCCTAACACGAACTATCATCCTCATATGATTCAACCAGCATCCAAGTGGGATGTTTACACTTTACACAAATCACTTAATTCACAAATCGAAATCACAAACAAGATGTCAGTCAAACTGAATGTTATATTTTCACAGCTAGACAAATTCCTACCCACAAAATTCCTTTCTCCAACAAGCTTCCGGATTTGATGAATCTGATGAAAATGAACAGAACTGTCAGGCGAAGCAGCCCTGGTAGCATCGCTGCTGTCACACTCCAAACGAGCCGGCAGATGAGACCATCGAAGGGCAAGTTGCAAACCCTCCTGGAGGTCAGCCTCCAAACAATCAAAGAGGACATGGCACAGCAGAAATAATAGCTCCATTGTGATATGTAGCACAGGACTCTGTACATAAGCGCAAAGTTCCATTTGTCAGGAGTTGTTTTTTGGCGAAAGCACATCTGCTCACACTAATTGTATCTCAAAAATAGACTGCTTCGAAGCTGCTCCCACCTCTCCCACTCAGGTACATGGTCCCCACGGCACCTTCCTTGCCAGCACTCCGGCTTGGTGTTCAGACACCGTTGTCGGTACATCAATCGCTGACGAACCAGCAAACAGTTCAACAGGGTTCTAACCTCTTCTGGGATAGGAAACCTGAAAAAAGGCCAACATAGATAACATTCAGTATGCCGCTCTTGCCAAAGAGACTGAACAAACTGTAAGAAATCTCCGGTCATCTCTAGTACTAACTACAATAGCTTACCTGCCCAGCGGATACAGAAGGAACTCCATTTGTCGACGCTGCTGCACCTTCTTGATGGTCACCACCGAATACTGGAAAGTTGAGAAAATCTTTCTATTCACAATTACAAATTACAATAAGAGCAGCCAAGTATTTGGCGCACATCAATGTTTCCATCAAAGCATGTAGCGAATCATGATTTCCTACTTTCCTTCATAAAGAATACATGTCTGTTACTGGTGGCCTCTTTTGTGTGTACTGTGTTCATTCAGGTTAGAAGAGCCGTCGTGTTACGCATAACTATGCTCTTTTTTTCACTGCCAGGTGCACTCATGAACCTTGCTAACATCTGCTTTCCCTTTCTCTAGAGTAATTGTGCTCTGTCCAAAACACCAATACTGGCAGCATCAGTCATACCACACCTCAACTCCAGACTCCCATCACCGGCAACCACAagcagcaagcaagttttccaaaGATTTTTAGAAATTATAATCTTGAGCATAATTTTACCAAACTTGTTTTGCAGTCAACTACCTAAATGAACGTCTTTGTTTTGAGGTAGACACGTTTAAAGTTACTGTTTCAAACTGTGAAAATCACAATGGATTCATCCAACTATTATGCCATCAGACACCATATCTTCACCCCATATCTCTCTCCATCCTGGCTCCAGAAAccatctccttcctctcactcctTCGTGTCCTTCAGCatccttttctttctctcttcacGGCAGGCGAGACAGCGGCACCAACCTCCAATAGCGAGTGCAAGGTTGCAGCTTCCATCTTTGATCCGCATCTAGCTGCACAGAGAGCAATCAGAGACAAAAATTCCATGCCTCAATTGCCGCCGTGAAGGATATTGATCACTTCAGTTAAAACCGAGACCAAAACGAATTTGTGGGAGACCGAATACCTGACGTAGTTGTTTTCTAGAAGACCGATCGGTCCTTAATTTCAAGAAACCAAATTTGTCAATAACCCGAAGAACCGACCGGTTCGGTCTAACCGAATGCCCAGCCCTAACTGGCACGGCTACAACATACGAAAGTAGAATCGAAGAATTTTTTTTCAATGTTCACCAGGTTGGCATCGACTCCATTGCAATATTTCTCACCATGTGGTTATTAACTTATTATGCAATATATATGCAAGGCTGTATTGCTCATGCTAGGACCACACGTGCTACGCTGAACTTGAGGAGAAAACATACATTTTTCACCAGTACAGAAGTTTCAGCCAATGTGCATGCAGGAAATAGAGCAAGTACTCGATTATATGAAAGCCAGGTATAGTTATTTACCTTCAGCACTAAAAGCAGTGGAAATAAATCTTTGATGTGAGAGAATCACTGAGGAGAAAGGTCATAAGGGCGTCATGATAAAATTTAGATAAAATCCATGTCATCACCGGTAATTTATCACCTCTAAGAATAAATATTCTGTCTAACCAGATTTTTTTTGCAAGTTACCTGTTGATGCTGCCATGCAACTTTTTACACAGAACCCTTGAATCCTTTTCTGCAGAATCTGAAACTCTTTAATTAGCTTAAAATTCATGGATATGAGCATCTGTATCCTGTGAGTGATTAAGAGATGTCAAATATGATCATCAATGTATGATAAGAGTTTCTTTATATGTTGTGCTAACCAGACTTAAAGCCTTGAAGAAATGAATACATATATGTCAGGCAATGCAACAATCTGTCCCAAACAGTAAGAAACTGTCACAACGGAATATAAAGCACATGAAGTCACAAACCAACCCCAGATTGACGCATATGAAGTCAAGAAACAGCCACACAATCAAATATTAATGCATGTCTGTGTGAACATAGAAAAATGGATAGCGAAGGAATATGATCCTATAATGTCCCAGAGCTTAAATACCTAAAGTAAAGTGCTTACAAATTTGAGCCATATATGAACATGTAATACTGCTATGCATCAAACCAGTTGGTTATCATTGATAGTTCTATGGGAAGAAAGATTAATTAGACTTCGTTACTTACCTTTTAGTGTTATCTCGTGTCACTACCGCGGGTCTCATGGTTTGATCAAGAAAACACGTTGCTATGAAGAATTCCTCTCCTGAGAAAATCAAACATTATGTACTGTACAACAATTGCTTGATGCAGGATAAGGATTATTAACATCGATTGGACAAGTTCCAAACAAATAAGCTATAATATGTTACTAATTAACCATAATTATATCCAAAGCACACATTTTTTTCAGAGCGGGCCAACTCCTGAACCAACCTGAGGAAAACTGTGTAGAAAACTTGCATATACTTCATCAAGTATTAACACAAGCAGGCAACGTGCCCTGTGCTTACCATGTTAGGAGCACAAATATGCAAATTGAAATTGGAATCACCATGATAGTGAGAGATATGGCAGTTATGGCATCATCGGCAACTGAGAAGTTTGAtagcttttgaagaaatgatataAAAAAATATGCACAAGAATGGTACAGGTGGTCGTGCCACCTGGCTTAGAGCTGCTTTTCTCACATTAAACGACTAAAGGAAAAAACTAGCTCAACAAAAATTAGGAAactacagtacaaacgcaggggAGACTAGGGGCACAAGAGGAGGCAAGGAGGGTGCAGGAGGAGCACGGGGTGGAGACAGGAGTGAGGCAGAGTAGCAGCATTAGTGAGGGTGAAGAGGGAGCGGGGCGGGAGGAGGCAGCACGTGAAGAGCGAGCGAGAGAAGCTAGGGTTTGTACGGTGCACCATCTTAAACTATGTAGGAGAACTGTAAGAATAGAAAGATTCCACAGTGGACCAACTGCTGTTTTATTAACATGCTGTAGAAAAAGCAACAAACCTTGAGAAAATGAAGCTTCTTGGGTTTGCATGCACAGCTTAGCAAAGAGATATTAAATATCAAAGAATGCAAATCTAGATGACAAAACACCTTGAGAATCACATGTGCAGCAGATATTAGTCCAATCTTAACAAACAACTAAGAGAGTCAGGGTTCAAGGAAGTATTATGGTGGCGAAAACTTAATATTGACTTCATTTAAAATATTAATCAAGAAAACAGCTACACAAAGTTCAGATGAAGAAAACTTGGTCAAACAGGGTCACACTCACAAGCTTCAAATATAACAGCAGGAGAAGGATAGAGTGCACAACCCTAAGCCTGTTCTCAGAAGCTCTACACATGCTTATCAACGGAAGAAGAAACTAAGCATCCAAGTATGTTGCATTGATGCAGAATATGAAGGGCATCATACATCTGGTGGATTGACAAGATGACGAAACAATAGAGCACTCTGCTCTACGTCATTTAATGGCAAGCAGTCTAGGCCGCCTGATCATACTGATATTTAGCCACTGCTTGCCGTAGTTCATAATCAAACTGATCTGTCCACCTGATCTAAGGATATTTTTTCTACAAATACATTGCCAACAAATTcgaaatatatttttttattagtGAACCTTacaagtactccctctgtttcatacTACTCCACATATAAGGGTTGGTCAAAGTCAACTTTACCAAATTTGACTAATTTTATTTAAAAGTATATTATtattcagaaaataaaaataatatcattagtACCATAATGCAATGTACTGTCACATCATTTACATTTGATTATGTATATATTGATATTTTATCTTGGATAATTGATCAAAGATTACAAAGCTTGAGTTTGACCAAACCTTGTATGCAGAGTAATATGATACGGAGGGAGTATTGAAGAAGATAAGAATGGTGCCAAATAATTGCTGCTAGACCATTAACTATTTCCACAATGACATTAGTATCCAGCAGTCCTGATTTCCATAGAACAACATAACAGCTTAGtacatttttcaacaaacaaaaaCAGCTTTAGAAGTTAAAGAAAATCTGGAGAGGACAGGTAGAAAATGTTCAGCTGTACCTTAAACTTAAACTCTGATTGATCTGTCTGCAGCACAAACTTGCACTAGATGTGCAACTGGACAGCATGAGGAAGTTACTGAGAAAGAATCCACGTGGTTTTTATACCCTTACGCAGTCCATTAAATATAAAGATGTACAGGCCAAGAATTCAGCTACCTACTCTCTCCTAGCTAACTACAGAAGCTAGAAGCATCTTATGATCTTAGACTTCAGAAGGTCAAACACCAGAATTAAAGGACAGGAGGATATGCAATTCCAGTATAATATCGATACTAGTGTTCTTATCATTTTGTACAAAGTTCAAACACCATGTACTTAAATACAATGTAAAGGGTTCGGTTTGTAGGAAATAAACAATGTATAAGGCTGGAGCATGCTGATATGAAGCCGTATCTTGTTTACTGAACTACCTAGTAAATCAATATGTTGACAATGTATAAGGCTTGGATGCTCAAGAGTCAAGACTGCATGCTCACAAATTTGTTGCAAATGAACATTGATTACCACAAGTTGCTCTTTTGTCTTTTCACAAATCGACATGAAAGAAAACCTCAGATTTACATAGCTGGTGGAAATAGCATATAATGGGAACTTAATAAAAGGGTATAAACAATTGCATATTCTTGATGATGATCAATGAACAAAACTGCCCTCTCCCCTGGAAATTACACTTCTGAACCCGCAAAAAGAATGATGCTCCAACGCTCATGGTACAATACAGAAAAAGAAACCCCCcaaaaatgaaaagaaacacACTATCTCACACTAGTATGCTCTTTAATCTTACATAAGGTACAAAACTGAAAACTCTTGGCCAAGACCTTCCCTGTTAAAGCAATGCTTCCAAATATTCATCAACATATGCCAAGCATGGCCAATGGTCTGTTCTTATCCTGACCAGTGTGGAGGAGTAGCCTACTTCCATTAAGAAGAGGAGGTGATACCTAGGTGGCAGGAATATCAGAACACGCACGACACCCATATCTCTCTTGCTTATATGAGCATACCTTGCCAGACCAATCCCGATTTCGTCATCATCAATGTGCTGAAGCTGGAGATTGTTCTCCATGGAGTATGGGACCAATGCATCAGCACCAACAGTACCATTTGAGTCACTTTCTTCCCATACAACATTTTTAATGACTCCATTACCCCTTAGAATGGTGATGAGTGAATTCCCAGCGACACTGACAACAAAAGGAGCAAGGTATCTCTCAACAGCTCCAATCAAAACCTTTGGAGTCACCTCAAGAAGCTTAACAGAGCGGGTTCCACTAATTGCAGCTAACCCTTTCCCTCCACTCAAAGGGAAGGTCTCACGGCCTGTGTTAGAGGAACTGTTACAGGCCTCCCATAGAGCATGAAACAGGTCCTGGTAATATTCAGCTATACCATCTTCCGGAGTATCGGGAGGTAAGCTAGCCTTCAAAAACATGTCCTCGATGCCAACTGTAATCGGCTGAAGAGAACCAGATACAACTTGGCAGTTCTCTGTATTTGCTGCGATCTCAACATCAATAAGACCAGGTGACGGCTCTCGAGGCTCCAGTTCTATCAGCACCGATGCACGGTAACTTGATTCTTCCTGGTGGCAGTTATCTACAGGGACAATGTCCACACCGGAACTTGGAGGCTCACCCAAAAGGAAAGGCACATGACATGAGGGAACCTTCCCAAACTGTGCACTGGATGAGAAGGTAATTGTCACTGCATAAAGGGCAGGCAACTCATCTTCCCCTTCAGGACATGAAACAGCTGAATCAGATCCCCAAGCAGTGTTAAATGGCTCTGAATCAAATCTAAACGTGCAATGCATTTTGATCTTGAAACCAGATGAGTGCAGGTAGTCAGGAATGCATGAAAAGTGCCTTCTAAGGATTTCCAAAGTTTCAGCCCCCCTTGAATCCATCACGCGTAGTGTTTCCTGTGTATAGCCAATTCTCTCCATGGTAGGTTGTGGTGGCTTTTCTTGCTCTGGGGGAGTGGCAGTCACATCCTGTATACTTAGAATGTGGCCAGATGCTCTGCTCTGGACACTGAAATTAGGCAATGTGAGGGCCCATGACTGCTTCACAACCAACGGCACAACTCTTTCAAGATGAATGTATGATGCCAAACTAGGCATGCTATTAGGATCTTGAGAAGGATGTGGTGATGGGACATCAAACATGGAACCCGGATGCGAGGGTGTGGGCTGCTCTCCAATTTCCATGAGATTCCTCAGTTTTTTGCCAGGAATGCAAGATAACATCCGCAAACATATCCTAGGCGAATCATTTAAAGAGGTAAGAATGCAATAAAGAAACAGATAACACAAACCAAGTAATGTCAGAATTCTATTTGCGTGATTAATAAGAAGACGAAGATACCTTGCGTGGTCCCTGATCTCTAGGTCTGGGAATGACTCGATGGTGCGCACAAGTAGGTGGGAGAGGGGAAGGAATATATGGGAGCTGTGATGGTGCTTCAGCATGATGCGACAAATACCCACAACCTTGCTACCCTGAGACCAGGACTTCAGTTCTGTGTCCGGGTCATGCGTCTTGGCAAGAGAAACCATCTGCTTGGTGAGCAATTCGATTAGGCGGAGCTGAGGGACTGCCTCATTCTGTGCAATTTTCTCAAAAAGAGGGTAGTAAGACGCAAGCTGGTAGCCCGGTTCAAGCCTCGGAAGCAGGGACTCATCAATGGTTCGAAGCAACTGTTCCCCCAGCCACCGATGTGTGGTGCATGCTAGCAGGCGGTTGATGAAATCAGCGATCACTGGGACTAAACTCCGATGTTGTGATGCCATATCAACCAACATAGCCTGCAAAAAGAAAGACACGAAAACTTAGGAATCACTACATTTTACTTGGGTGGGATGGAATGAGAGTCCTTTGCAAGTTGATGTGTGTGCCTATCATTGACTATGTCAATAAAATTCTACCTGAAAATGGTGGAAGGTAGTAGAATTCAGGAGCTCACCAGCTCCGGAGCCACCTGTGTGATTGGCGCTGTGAGGGGCAGCACCAACCAAAACCATGTGCAGCGCTCGGAATGCAACACCCGTCTCGGTACTCCATGGCGGGAGCCACCTGAAGGCCGAAACGCTGACTAGGCCATCATCGATGAGCTCAGTTGTGTGCTGGCCTCCTCCAACCTTATCAGTGTCAACGCTAGAAGCAGCAAAGCCAAGGCAATCTAGCTTCTTGGCCTTGAGAGCGAGGGGGTCGAACATTCCAGGGTAGAACCATCGGGTGAGTCCAGGCACCGAAACTCTGAACCTATTGGAACCAAGCAGCCAATGCAGAGCGAGCAAGCGCACCAGGAGCGGCCGGTGCGCCTCGCAGGCGGCCAGCGCAAGGCGGCGCGCCATCTTGCGCTCATCATCGGCCCCGAACGCTCCGGGAAACTGCACGAAGAGCATGAGCAACGAGTGCAGCAGCAGCGGGCTGGACGAGTACGCCATCCCGCCAAACTGCACCTTGACCTGCGCCGCGATGGCTGGCGCCCACTTGAGCACCGCGGATGCCACCTCGGCGACGACCGCTGCGACCTCCATGGCCGCGGCGGGGGTCAGCACCTGCGGCCGCTCCATGATCAGGGCCAGCACCTTCCGTATCTCCCGCACGTTCTGGTCGGACGGGCGGGCGGTTGTGGAGGCGGGTGGCGAGGGCGAGAGGAGGTGCGCCGGCACGGAGAACGGGGTGGGCGGGCCGGAGACGGCGAGGATGGAGGCGGGGGATCCGAGCCTGCCGAGGCGGACGacggcgcgggcggcggaggcGAGCAGGAGGATGTAGGACTGCGCGGCGGGGGAGCGCTCGGCGGAGGCGAGCGCGTAGGCGTGGCCGAGCACGTCGGCGAGGAGGCCCGGCAGGGCGTGGTCGAGGGCCCGCAGCGCGTCGCAGGCGAGGGCGCGCGCGGCGCGGTCGGTGGCGTGGTTGGGGCggttggcggcggcgaggagcgcgTCG contains:
- the LOC124700952 gene encoding uncharacterized protein LOC124700952, with product MEFLLYPLGRFPIPEEVRTLLNCLLVRQRLMYRQRCLNTKPECWQGRCRGDHVPEWERVLCYISQWSYYFCCAMSSLIVWRLTSRRVCNLPFDGLICRLVWSVTAAMLPGLLRLTVLFIFIRFIKSGSLLEKGILWVGICLAVKI
- the LOC124697782 gene encoding uncharacterized protein LOC124697782, whose protein sequence is MEQPRPSPPPTLSVQEWEHLLDDFSSPPPRRDRWLHLPLLDLDAPPLAGLVDALLAAANRPNHATDRAARALACDALRALDHALPGLLADVLGHAYALASAERSPAAQSYILLLASAARAVVRLGRLGSPASILAVSGPPTPFSVPAHLLSPSPPASTTARPSDQNVREIRKVLALIMERPQVLTPAAAMEVAAVVAEVASAVLKWAPAIAAQVKVQFGGMAYSSSPLLLHSLLMLFVQFPGAFGADDERKMARRLALAACEAHRPLLVRLLALHWLLGSNRFRVSVPGLTRWFYPGMFDPLALKAKKLDCLGFAASSVDTDKVGGGQHTTELIDDGLVSVSAFRWLPPWSTETGVAFRALHMVLVGAAPHSANHTGGSGAGELLNSTTFHHFQAMLVDMASQHRSLVPVIADFINRLLACTTHRWLGEQLLRTIDESLLPRLEPGYQLASYYPLFEKIAQNEAVPQLRLIELLTKQMVSLAKTHDPDTELKSWSQGSKVVGICRIMLKHHHSSHIFLPLSHLLVRTIESFPDLEIRDHARICLRMLSCIPGKKLRNLMEIGEQPTPSHPGSMFDVPSPHPSQDPNSMPSLASYIHLERVVPLVVKQSWALTLPNFSVQSRASGHILSIQDVTATPPEQEKPPQPTMERIGYTQETLRVMDSRGAETLEILRRHFSCIPDYLHSSGFKIKMHCTFRFDSEPFNTAWGSDSAVSCPEGEDELPALYAVTITFSSSAQFGKVPSCHVPFLLGEPPSSGVDIVPVDNCHQEESSYRASVLIELEPREPSPGLIDVEIAANTENCQVVSGSLQPITVGIEDMFLKASLPPDTPEDGIAEYYQDLFHALWEACNSSSNTGRETFPLSGGKGLAAISGTRSVKLLEVTPKVLIGAVERYLAPFVVSVAGNSLITILRGNGVIKNVVWEESDSNGTVGADALVPYSMENNLQLQHIDDDEIGIGLARYAHISKRDMGVVRVLIFLPPRYHLLFLMEVGYSSTLVRIRTDHWPCLAYVDEYLEALL